One genomic region from Haloarcula taiwanensis encodes:
- a CDS encoding oxidoreductase produces the protein MSTDDAVVLLTGAASGIGAATAQAFADDGWTVYATDIESAFPAAIRERCRCLELDVTDDEQIATVVDQISTETGRLDCLVNNAGYGVAGPVEDVASDDVREQFDVLVHGPHRLAQAVLPELREHGGRIVTVSSVLGHTASPGLGAYSAGKAAIESLSDALRIEVAGEDDVHVSLVEPAWVETGFAEGALGSLTEADRTPTYDRTYDALEDGWVLTGGPLATTPEAVAATVLAAATDDPPKARYPVGAFATFVRWTHWLPARLQDPIHRGFGRVSAALGRWL, from the coding sequence ATGTCTACGGATGACGCTGTCGTGCTTCTCACCGGTGCGGCGTCGGGCATCGGTGCCGCGACGGCGCAGGCGTTCGCCGACGACGGCTGGACGGTCTACGCGACAGACATCGAAAGCGCGTTTCCGGCAGCTATCCGCGAACGCTGTCGCTGTCTCGAACTCGACGTGACCGACGACGAACAGATAGCGACTGTTGTTGACCAAATCAGCACGGAGACCGGCCGGCTCGACTGTCTGGTGAACAACGCCGGCTACGGGGTCGCCGGCCCGGTCGAGGACGTGGCCAGCGACGACGTTCGCGAGCAGTTCGACGTGCTGGTCCACGGCCCACATCGACTCGCACAGGCAGTGCTCCCGGAACTGCGCGAACACGGCGGGCGCATCGTCACCGTCTCCAGCGTGCTGGGCCACACCGCCTCACCCGGGCTGGGCGCATACTCGGCCGGGAAGGCCGCCATCGAGTCGCTCTCTGACGCGCTCCGGATAGAGGTCGCCGGGGAAGACGATGTCCACGTCTCGCTCGTCGAGCCGGCGTGGGTCGAGACCGGCTTCGCCGAGGGCGCGCTGGGGAGCCTGACCGAGGCGGACCGGACACCGACCTACGACCGGACCTACGACGCGCTGGAGGACGGATGGGTGCTCACCGGCGGGCCGCTGGCGACGACGCCGGAGGCCGTCGCCGCGACGGTGCTGGCCGCGGCGACCGACGACCCACCGAAGGCCCGCTACCCCGTCGGGGCCTTCGCTACGTTCGTCCGGTGGACTCACTGGCTCCCGGCGCGACTGCAGGACCCGATTCACCGCGGGTTCGGCCGCGTGAGCGCGGCGCTGGGGCGGTGGCTGTGA
- a CDS encoding imidazole glycerol phosphate synthase subunit HisH has translation MSVRQTTADVVVVDYGLGNLRSVTRGLERAGADVTLSEDPAEFDAADGIVLPGVGAFSEGMDNAGPFREALVEQAEAGKPLFGICLGMQMLLTTSEEADHEGQGDAEGLDLIPGQNVRFSRDQTVPHMGWNELDVTRDHPLVEGVDGEHAYFVHSYYAVPDDENATVATTDYGTDFASIVANDAGNVFGTQFHPEKSGETGLRILQNYVDYCLEH, from the coding sequence ATGAGTGTCAGACAGACGACCGCGGACGTGGTCGTCGTCGATTACGGACTGGGGAACCTCCGGAGCGTCACGCGCGGCCTCGAACGCGCCGGCGCGGACGTGACCCTCTCAGAGGACCCCGCGGAGTTCGACGCGGCCGACGGCATCGTTCTGCCCGGCGTCGGGGCCTTCTCCGAAGGGATGGACAACGCCGGCCCGTTCCGCGAGGCGCTGGTCGAACAGGCCGAGGCCGGAAAGCCCCTGTTCGGGATCTGTCTCGGGATGCAGATGCTCCTGACGACGAGCGAGGAGGCCGACCACGAAGGGCAGGGCGACGCCGAGGGGCTCGACCTCATCCCCGGACAGAACGTCCGGTTCAGCCGCGACCAGACCGTCCCGCACATGGGCTGGAACGAACTCGACGTGACGCGGGACCACCCGCTCGTCGAGGGCGTGGATGGGGAGCACGCCTACTTCGTCCACTCCTACTACGCCGTCCCGGACGACGAGAACGCGACGGTGGCGACGACGGACTACGGGACGGATTTCGCCTCCATCGTCGCCAACGACGCCGGCAACGTCTTCGGCACGCAGTTCCACCCGGAGAAGTCGGGCGAGACCGGGCTTCGTATCCTCCAGAACTACGTCGACTACTGTCTCGAACACTGA
- a CDS encoding death domain-associated protein produces MGFGSYDESEQDNQEYDTDFEDEDGLDAEENAHEGDIEYEFTASNDELLDRLEDIKDNQNT; encoded by the coding sequence ATGGGGTTCGGGAGCTACGACGAATCGGAACAAGACAATCAGGAGTACGACACAGACTTCGAGGACGAGGACGGCCTCGATGCTGAAGAAAACGCCCACGAGGGCGACATCGAATACGAGTTCACCGCGTCGAACGACGAACTACTCGACAGACTGGAAGACATCAAAGACAACCAGAACACGTGA
- a CDS encoding MBL fold metallo-hydrolase, which yields MDVHNVTAEAETFTCNAYLATGEQTTLVDAGAMRGVVDVIREHVDTLDAVVLTHQHGDHVQQLDAVLDAFDVPLYAYGSHPRRDHALADGDTLTVGDEECEVIYTPGHADDHVSLVSESSLFSGDVVVHDDGAFGDGSFGRTDHPGQSRERLIESIETLLDRMPAGVEHMYSGHGGVFHGDVREVVERALERAERREPKYPDE from the coding sequence ATGGACGTTCACAACGTCACCGCCGAGGCCGAGACGTTCACCTGCAACGCCTATCTCGCGACCGGCGAGCAGACGACGCTGGTCGACGCCGGCGCGATGCGCGGCGTCGTCGACGTCATCCGCGAGCACGTCGATACGCTCGACGCCGTCGTCTTGACCCACCAGCACGGCGACCACGTCCAGCAGCTCGACGCCGTCCTCGACGCCTTCGACGTGCCGCTGTACGCCTACGGCTCCCATCCACGCCGGGACCATGCACTCGCCGACGGCGACACGCTCACCGTCGGCGACGAGGAGTGTGAGGTCATCTACACGCCAGGCCACGCCGACGACCACGTCTCGCTCGTCTCCGAGTCGTCCCTGTTTTCCGGTGACGTGGTTGTTCACGACGACGGCGCGTTCGGCGACGGCTCCTTCGGCCGCACGGACCACCCCGGTCAGTCCCGCGAGCGCCTCATCGAAAGCATCGAGACCCTCCTCGACCGCATGCCTGCCGGCGTCGAACACATGTACTCGGGTCACGGCGGCGTCTTCCACGGCGATGTCCGCGAGGTCGTCGAGCGCGCCCTCGAACGGGCCGAGCGCCGCGAGCCGAAGTATCCCGACGAGTGA
- a CDS encoding 50S ribosomal protein L40e, translating into MASFETASDRLLNKQICMRCNARNPERAQQCRKCGYGNLRPKAKETRSA; encoded by the coding sequence ATGGCTAGCTTCGAGACAGCGTCCGATCGACTCCTCAACAAGCAGATCTGCATGCGGTGTAACGCTCGGAACCCAGAGCGCGCCCAACAGTGCCGGAAGTGTGGCTACGGCAACCTGCGTCCGAAGGCGAAAGAAACCCGCAGCGCCTAA
- a CDS encoding enolase — protein sequence MYEQVADLPVTVERCAFERRERATSSGFDRVTTGIRLSGAGKTGSGEDVTYTTEAHDALQDADALQGADFPLVGEYTVDSFSTALAEADLWPEPPDEERFRHYRRWGFESAALDLALKQADTDLGSALGRQYNPVNFVVSTRLSNADDDTPPTADRLAMLCKRYGDLSFKLDPTPSWSDALIDELTDYDVRVLDLKGLYEGTDVDVEADPEFYRRVVDGLPDALIEDPDLTDATRPVFDGQEARVTWDVPITGVESIEALPFEPEWLNMKPSRCGTVESVLATIDYCEEHGIDLYGGGQFELGVGRDHIQALASLCYPDGPNDVAPGGYNDPEPNADLPTSPLTPPDEPAGIGTGFS from the coding sequence ATGTACGAGCAGGTCGCAGACCTCCCGGTCACCGTCGAGCGCTGTGCGTTCGAGCGCCGAGAACGGGCGACGTCCAGCGGATTCGACCGGGTGACGACCGGTATCCGACTCTCCGGCGCGGGGAAAACCGGCAGTGGGGAGGACGTGACGTACACGACAGAGGCCCACGATGCACTGCAGGATGCCGACGCGTTGCAGGGCGCGGACTTCCCGCTGGTCGGCGAGTACACCGTCGATTCCTTTTCGACGGCGCTGGCCGAGGCCGACCTGTGGCCCGAACCCCCAGACGAGGAGCGCTTCCGTCACTACCGGCGCTGGGGGTTCGAGAGCGCGGCGCTCGACCTGGCCCTGAAGCAGGCCGACACGGACCTCGGGTCGGCGCTCGGACGGCAGTACAACCCGGTGAACTTCGTCGTCTCGACGCGGCTCTCGAACGCGGACGACGACACGCCACCGACGGCTGACAGACTGGCGATGCTGTGTAAGCGTTACGGCGACCTTTCGTTCAAACTCGACCCCACGCCGTCCTGGAGCGACGCCCTCATTGACGAGCTGACGGACTACGACGTTCGGGTGCTGGACCTGAAAGGGCTGTACGAGGGGACGGATGTCGACGTGGAGGCAGACCCCGAGTTCTACCGCCGCGTCGTCGACGGCCTCCCGGACGCGCTGATTGAGGACCCCGACCTGACCGACGCGACTCGGCCGGTTTTCGACGGACAAGAGGCGCGCGTCACCTGGGACGTGCCTATCACCGGCGTCGAGAGCATCGAGGCGCTGCCGTTCGAACCGGAGTGGCTCAACATGAAACCGTCCCGTTGCGGGACCGTCGAGTCGGTGCTTGCGACCATCGACTACTGCGAGGAACACGGCATCGACCTGTACGGCGGCGGCCAGTTCGAACTCGGCGTCGGCCGCGACCACATACAGGCGCTGGCGTCGCTGTGTTACCCTGACGGGCCGAACGACGTCGCGCCCGGCGGATACAACGACCCCGAGCCGAATGCGGACCTACCGACGAGTCCACTTACGCCACCTGACGAGCCGGCCGGAATCGGGACCGGGTTCTCGTAG
- a CDS encoding monooxygenase, which translates to MLSEGTAAPLFELPALVDGDCQRVGLADYLGEDVVILAFYPADFNPACDETSCDLDELDLFTMQKDVTILGISPDSVYSHRAFADRYGLKIPLLSDTDHEVAREYRLDFIDDIGQQLIERAVVVIDHDGDVQYAWSTDDLQALPRVGEIKDAIADTGGDDTAFARYRVGHAHYTEGRRAFTSAMSAFGESEWMVAQGDFQQARDEFADAEDHFDTAVRFVDDESLRPIYEDAKTKANSLWQASDWLTQAARAYSSGNGAEGQQLRDDAERPLETARGYEEPPDPDGPWPPDVETLETEADDDRPAFLTQDETAVDTSLDVDIDEEVEQTDRELSETAPPPEDADAADDTRDGADGPTIEAAEETTAGTADQPPNSAETSTSDATALADQSTAAESDASSADDGPPESVSPPDGDGELSDVDDTDIEEIQAELAASDAENEPTEPLDETPTAMVEAPPDTVGRGDDAPTQDAPDGEQSTAGSSPDAATASGTETDDAVELDLADPTGDDGDTGEAAEPGHTDDAVPDATDEPSDAESDRDTPDDHEADL; encoded by the coding sequence GTGCTTTCAGAGGGGACAGCGGCACCACTGTTCGAACTACCGGCGCTCGTTGATGGCGACTGCCAGCGAGTCGGACTGGCAGACTATCTCGGCGAGGATGTCGTCATCCTCGCGTTCTATCCGGCGGATTTCAATCCGGCCTGTGACGAGACGTCCTGTGATCTGGACGAACTCGACCTCTTTACGATGCAGAAAGACGTGACTATTCTGGGGATCAGCCCGGATTCGGTGTACAGCCACCGGGCTTTTGCCGACCGCTACGGCCTGAAAATTCCGCTGCTGTCCGACACTGACCACGAGGTCGCCCGCGAGTACAGACTCGACTTTATCGACGATATCGGCCAGCAGCTCATCGAGCGCGCCGTTGTCGTCATCGACCACGACGGCGACGTGCAGTACGCCTGGAGTACCGACGACCTTCAGGCACTTCCCCGTGTCGGAGAAATCAAAGACGCTATCGCGGACACCGGCGGTGACGACACTGCGTTCGCCCGCTACCGCGTCGGCCACGCCCACTACACGGAGGGGCGGCGCGCATTCACGTCGGCGATGAGTGCCTTCGGCGAATCGGAGTGGATGGTCGCACAGGGCGACTTCCAGCAGGCACGCGACGAGTTCGCCGACGCCGAAGACCACTTCGACACCGCTGTTCGGTTCGTCGACGACGAGTCTCTGAGACCGATTTACGAGGACGCAAAGACGAAGGCGAACTCGCTGTGGCAGGCCAGCGACTGGCTCACACAGGCCGCCCGTGCCTACTCTAGCGGGAACGGCGCCGAGGGCCAGCAACTCCGCGACGACGCGGAGCGGCCGCTTGAAACCGCCCGCGGCTACGAGGAACCCCCGGACCCTGACGGCCCGTGGCCGCCAGATGTGGAGACGCTGGAAACAGAGGCAGACGACGACCGACCAGCCTTCCTCACACAGGACGAGACGGCTGTGGATACTTCGCTCGACGTAGATATCGACGAGGAAGTCGAACAGACGGACCGCGAACTGTCTGAGACAGCGCCGCCGCCTGAGGACGCCGATGCGGCCGATGACACGCGAGATGGTGCCGATGGGCCGACGATAGAAGCAGCCGAGGAGACGACGGCGGGGACAGCTGACCAGCCACCGAATTCGGCGGAGACTTCGACCAGCGACGCGACCGCTCTTGCGGACCAGTCGACAGCGGCGGAATCTGATGCTTCGTCGGCCGACGACGGCCCGCCGGAGTCGGTGTCGCCGCCGGACGGGGACGGTGAGCTTTCGGACGTTGATGACACCGATATCGAGGAGATTCAGGCTGAACTGGCCGCCAGCGACGCCGAGAACGAGCCGACGGAGCCGCTGGACGAGACCCCGACCGCGATGGTCGAAGCGCCTCCAGACACAGTCGGTCGCGGGGACGACGCTCCCACACAGGATGCGCCGGACGGCGAGCAGTCGACCGCCGGCTCGTCGCCGGACGCCGCCACCGCCTCAGGGACGGAGACCGACGACGCAGTTGAGCTGGACCTAGCCGACCCGACGGGCGACGACGGCGACACGGGAG